The genomic segment CATATCTGCTAACCCGAAATAATTCTTGACAAAATTAGTCAATTGTTGTATGATAGATAGGGTAAGGAGGGGATTATCGACTATGTTTAAACAGATAAAGGAAGATATCAATTCGATTTTTGAACGCGACCCGGCAGCGAAAAATATCCTGGAAGTACTCCTCTGCTATCCGGGCTTACATGCGGTTTGGCTGCACCGAATTGCCCATTGGCTCTATAAGAAGAATTGTATTATATGTTCTCGTTTAATTTCAGAATTCGCACGTTTTATTACGGGAATTGAAATTCACCCAGGAGCAAAAATCGGAAGACGGTTTTTTATTGACCATGGATCTGGAGTCGTTATTGGTGAAACCGCTGAAATTGGTGATGATGTTCTTCTATATCAAGGGGTAACACTAGGTGGTACCGGAAAAGAAAAAGGGAAACGGCATCCAACCTTACTGAATAATATCGTGGTCGGCTGTGGAGCAAGGATTCTCGGAAATATAACTATCGGGAATAATGTTAAAATCGGCGCAGGGTCAGTGGTATTAAAATCGGTACCGGATAATTGCACGGTAGTTGGTGTTCCCGGAAAAATCGTTGCTCGCGATGGAAAACGATTAACCCCGGAAGAAATGTTAGCGCATGGCGATTTACCTGACCCGGAATGGGAACATTTTGAAGAGTTGCAGAAAAAAATCGAATTGCTTGAAAAACGAGTTGCGGAATTAGAAAGTAAAAAATAGAATTTCGTACGAAGCAGTATCTAACCCTAAAGGGTTATTAACTAGGAGGGCAAAAAGTTTCGTATGCGAATGTCGACTCGTGGACGGTATGGGCTAACGGCAATGCTTGATATTTCAATATATGGTGAGGTAAGTTCGGTTACGGCGAAGGATATTTCAGAACGGCAAAATATTTCCGTAACCTATCTTGAGCAATTATTAAGTAAATTAAAACGCGCTGGGTTGGTTAAAGGAACCCGCGGTCCTGGTGGTGGATATCAGTTAAATAAACCGCCTGACCAAATTACAATTGGGGATATTATTCGAGTATTAGAGGGTCCAATTGCCCCGGTGTATTGCGTTTTACCTACTGTAGATGCAAAACAATGTGATAAACTCGCAAAATGCGCAATGCGACTTCTATGGAAAAAATTAGGAGATAAAATGTCGGAAGTGCTCGATTCGATAACCTTAAAAGATTTAAAAGAAGAATCGCTAGCATTAGAGGGAAAAAAGAAAATTAAACATAATTACGTTTTTAATATCTAAAGAAATTTAGTATTACGATACTTTAACGAATCCAGCAACTGGGGAAAAGGAGAGATGGTATGAACAGAATATATTTAGACCATAACGCAACCACGCCGATGCATCCGCGTGTACTCGGCAAAATGCTACCTTATTTTATTGATTATTATGGAAACGCTAGTAGTGTTCATAGTTTTGGACGAGAAGCGCATGCCGCTATGGATACTGCGCGGGAATCGGTTCGGAAAATTCTCGGTGCAAATAAACCGGAAGAAATAATTTTCACTAGCGGCGGAACGGAAGCTGATAATCTTGCGATTAAAGGGGTAGCGTATGCGTATCAAAATAAAGGGAATCATATTATTACCAGTGCCATTGAACATCATGCTGTTCTGAATGCGTGCAAGTTTCTAGAAAAGCAAGGATTTACGGTTACTTATCTCCCCGTTGACCAATATGGACTAGTTAATCCGGATGATTTACAAAAAGCGATCACAGCGAAAACTATTCTGATAACCATCATGCATGCGAATAATGAAACAGGAACGATCCAGCCGATTGAAGCGTTTGGAAAAATTGCGAAAGAACATAATGTTTTATTTCATACCGATGCGGTACAAACGCTCGGTAAGCTTTCGATTAATGTGAATGAAATGAATATCGATTTATTATCCTTATCCGCACATAAACTGTATGGTCCGAAAGGAGTCGGTGCATTATATGTTCGTAAAGGAGTAAAACTACAACCGCTAATTCATGGCGGACATCATGAAAGAAATCTCCGTGCAGGAACAGAAAATGTTGCTGGGATAGTCGGACTTGGTGTAGCCTGCGATATCGCAATGGAAGAAATGGAACGCGATTTACTGCGGTTATCCTGTTTAGCGACTCGATTATATCAAGCAATTAAATCCCGGATACCGGATATTCGACTGAATGGGCATCCAACCCGACGTCTTCCCGGAACAATCAATATCGGATTCAAGTATGTTGAAGGGGAAGCAATTGTACTCGGATTAGATTTAGAAGGGATAGCGGTTTCTACCGGCTCAGCTTGTACCTCCGGATCATTAGAACCATCGCACGTATTAACCGCTATGGGCATCTCACATGCGGATGCGCAAGGGTCGATTCGGTTTAGTCTCGGTCGTGGGAATACCGAAGCGGAAATGGATTATGTAGTTGAAGTATTAGAACGAGTGGTTACCCGTATGCGACAAATGTCACCACTTGCGCAAGGAACATATACCGAAAAGGATTCTCGTGAAGGTGATAAATGCTACGCATCCCCGGGACCGAAACAACCGGAACCCTCTTAATCCAATACCAAACAAATATTAACGTAAGAACTGAAGAACTGAAGAATTGATGTCACCTACAAGGTGTATTTCTTTTGTTTCTCTGTTCTTTAGTTATTTTGACATTAGACATTTTTTATTTAACAATTTAACGAGATTTGTATTGGAGGTATATTATGTATAGTGAAAAAGTTATGGAACATTTCCGCAATCCGAGGAATGTTGGTGAAATACCGAATGCCGACGGAATCGGCACCGTCGGTAACCCGACGTGTGGTGATATTATGAAATTGTATATTAAAGTTGAGAACGGAATTGTTACCGATGCAAAATTCCAGACGTTCGGATGTGGAGCCGCAATAGCGACTAGTTCGATGGTTACCGAAATGGTTAAAGGGAAAACTATCGAAGAAGCGTTAAAAATCTCGAATCGTGCGGTAGCTGAAGCGCTGGATGGTCTTCCACCAGTAAAAATGCATTGTTCTGTTCTCGCGGAAGATGCATTAAAATCCGCTATTGAAGATTACTATAAGAAAAAAGGCGAACCGTTACCGCAAGGATTTGCTCGGCCGAAAGACCCGCATCAACATTAATAAAATAATAAATAATGACTTCGAGCTTTGGTTATTTGACATTGGAGATTAATTGGGATTTGAAATTAGAGATTTGACTTTAACCATCCAGCGTATATAATTATTTTCTCGGAGAATAACATGGATAAATCAGGTTTGATGTTGACAGTTAGTTTTGCTATCTTTGGTTTCATGGCTTCTCATGTTGAGGGAAAATCATCAATAATAAAGGTTGCGATTTATGCAGATGAAGGTACCCTAGCGAAATGTGTTAAGAAAAGTCTGGATATTGTTCGGCGAGAAAACGATATGGTGATTGCTCCCATTAAACAAACAGATATTGTCAATGGAAACCTAGCGGAATATGATGTTCTTTTACTTCCTGGTGGAAGTGGGTCTGGCCAAGCGGAATCATTAAAACCAGAAGGACGGCAAGCGATAATCAAGTTTATCGCTAACGGGAAAGGAATCGTGGCAATATGCGCTGGCGGCTATCTAGTTGCCAAAGGATGGAATGAGAATACCCGGGATATCGAACTGATAAACGCTGAGCTCTATGATTTAGATAATTGGGATCGCGGAGTTCAGACTATAACCTGCCATTCAGCATCTGATGGTCGGAAAGAACATTTTGAATTCCAGATACATTTTGAAAATGGACCGATATTCGTTCCGGCAAATGACCCCTACCTACCGAATTATGTTTCGCTGGCTACATTCCAAACCGATATGCATAAAGCAGGTGCACCAGCGAATATGATGTTTGGAAAAGATGCGATTATCGCATCATACTTCGGAAAAGGCAAATTGGTTGCATTCAGTCCGCATCCGGAGCTGACTCCTGGATTGGAACCAATGCTGGTTCGTGCTATCCGCTGGGTAGCAAAACCAGTAAAAAATCAAAATGAACCGATAACATTCCAATCGGTTTTCGGAAACGACATATTTAAACAATAATTTTGTTGTAATGGAACTGGTTATTTTGCTATAATAGATATAGGCGATGGGGTTCGCCATTAAATATCCCCGAAATTAAATTGGGATTGATAACCCCTACTGAAAAACTTCGGTAGGGGTTTTTTTGTTTATATCGCTTCTACCGAAGATTATCGGATAGAAGCGTTTTTATTTTCACCACGGTACGGTGGTTTCGATGGTAACATTTCTTGATAGTTATTCCAAAATTAAAACTCAAATTTTACTGTATTTAAACACGCTGAAAGAACTTGCACAACCTTATAGTTATACCGGAATTGTAACTGAGTTGGATTCAATTCAACAAAAACTAAATACAAACCGATTTTATCTAGCAGTACTCGGTCAATTTAAACGAGGAAAAACGACGTTAATTAATGCGCTATTAGGTGAGGAATTGCTTCCCACTGCGATTATCCCGCTAACTTCAATTATAACAATAATTCAATATGGTGAATCATTGAAAGTTGAGGTTTTATTTAATGATAATAGTAGAACCACAATCCCGTTATCAGAGTTACCGTTATATGTTACCGAACATGGAAATCCAAAAAACCAAAAAAATGTCAAACATGTTGAAGTGAATTATCCGTCTGATTTTCTTAAAGATGGTGTATTACTTATTGATACGCCCGGAGTCGGGTCGGTATATAAAAACAATACGGATACTACGTATAGTTTCTTGCCCAAAATAGATGCCGCGATATTTTTACTTTCAGTTGACCCGCCAATCAGCCAAAGTGAATTAACTTTTTTAAATGATGTTTACCAAGATGTAAATGCGGTATTTATTTTATTGAATAAAATTGACTATGTACGTAAAAAAGAACAAGAAGAAGCGTTACAGTTTACGCAACGCGTTATTCGAGAACAATTAGCAAAAGAAACTATTGCTATTTATCCAATATCTGCGAAGTTAGCTCTAGACGGAAAACTACATCAGGATGATATTCAGTATCGAGCGAGTCGGTTACCTGAATTTCAGCGGGTTATCAGTCAATTCTTAATGCAAGAAAAAGGGCGAATTATTCTGCAGTCTGCGGTTCAAAAGAGTGTAACGCTGATAACTCAAATGCATCTCGCTATTGAACTGGAAAAGAAAGCGATTACCACTCCGGTCGCAGAATTAGAAACTAAGATTCATGAATTGCATCGGTTACTTGAGACCGTTCAGCAAGAAAAAGAAGATATGGGCTATCTTCTTCGAGGGGAAATCGGGAAATTAACCAAGATTGTAGAAACCGATTTAGCTGCGTTTCAAGATAAAGAAATACCGGAATTAGAACAAGCAATAACCGCTGCGTTTAATCAAAAAATAACAACTTTTTCCGGTAAAAAGCTGGTTAGTGAAATGGAATCTTTTTTACATACTTTTCTTGTTACGCGCTTTGATGTTTGGCGGGCAGCGGAAGAGCGTAAAATCAGTCAAATATATCGACAGATTTCATCTCGATTTACGAATCGCGCTAATGAGATTATTTCACGAATTATGCAGCTTTGCACAGATTTATTTGAACTTAAGCTCACCGAATTACCTCAAGTTGAACCGTTATCTTCACAGGCTGGATTTTATTATCTATTAGAAGATATTCCGGTCTTTTTAGATTTAGATTTAACTACTTTTAGCACCGTTTTACCGAAACGATTTGCGCAGCGAATGGTGCTAAATGAAATGAAGAAAAAAATCCCGGAATTAGTTGACCGGAACTGTGGTCGAGTTCGATGGGATTTCGTTCAACGGGTGGATAAAAGTTATCGGGAATTTCTCTATAGTTTGGATAGCAAAATCAATGATATCATTCAACATATTCATTTAGCATTAAATCGTGGCTCGCAAATGAAATCTGAAACAGAAGAAACCTTGCAAAGTATCCTCGGTAACCTTGACAGGTCTTTAGCTCGACTCCAAGAAATCAGACAACAATTGTTACCTCTACAGAATGAAATAAAGGATTTAGGAAAATCGAATGAAACGAGAGATGTTACATTATGGTAGTTTATTGTTTTGAATGCTGGACGGAAAACCAATATCATGAATCAAATTGCAGGAATTGTGGCGCACGGTTATTCTCTATTTCTGAAGAGAGTTTTGTTGATAAACTGATATCAGCGTTACATCATCCGGAACCGACCACACCACTTCGAGCTGCATTCATCCTCGGACAACGGCAAGAAAAACAAGCGGTGAAACCCTTATTAGAATTAGCAAAAACATGTACCGACCCGTATATTTTATCTGCGGTAGTAAATGCGTTAGGGCAAATTGGTGATACTTCAGCAATCGAAACGTTAGAACAGCTACTTGCTACTAGCTTTCTAAACGTTCGTTTGGAAATAATACAAGCTTTGCGGAGTATCGGGGGACATCGGTCACGAGAAATTTTGCAGCAGTGTCAAACCAGCAATAATGAGAAAATTAGAGTTAAGGCACACCTAGCATTACTGCAGATACCGTAAAGTCAATAACTTATAAATGTATGGCTCGTCAACATAAACATACAAATATCGAACATCATTTTACTTATTTCAAACTACTTGATGCGCTAAAAACCGAATTCTGTCCAATATGTTTTATTCTGAATAAAAGTAGCTGGGATTATTTCGACGCATTTCTCTATGAAGGAGTCAATGATCCTCAGCTTCGGGAACGAATTCGAAAAGCGAAAGGATATTGTCAATCGCATGCGTGGCAATTAAGTCAATGTGGGGATGCTTTAGGCGCTACCATTATTTATCACGACCTGATTCAGCAACTCGCTAAAGAAATAAATTTACTAGCGCAAAGAAAAGCATGGAAGAAAAATAATTTTCCGGCAAATGTTATAAAGGGATATCGCAAAATCAAAGGCAATGGTATGAATAGCAATGAATGTCCGGTGTGTAAACATCTTGTAGATGTCGAGCAATCTTATCTAAATTTATTAATTAAACATCTTACTGAACCAGAATTCACTGCCGCTTATCGCAATTCGAACGGATTATGTTATCCGCATTTTACACTCGCACTTACTCTGGAACCAGATAAACATGCGTTCGATATTTTAGGAGAAAAAGAAATTTCTATTCTCACCACTTTACAAACGGAATTAGCCGAGTTTATCCGCAAACACGATTATCGGTATACGAAAGAACAATTTACAGAAGGTGAACGAACCGCCTGGCTACGGACTATTAACCATTTTGTCGGAATGAGCTGGAAAGAGTTTCAAGTTCACCCTAGAATGAAAGAAAAAGCAGAACAACTCCAGTTAACGATAGAACAACTATCACGAATTATTGAACGCCAGAAAAAAGAACTCGCGCGATTAAAATCAATAGAAAGTAAAACAGATTCGCTACCTGGTCAGATAACACAACAGGATAAAAACCATTCAGATGAAAGATAGGCAGAAGAATTCAATTGATTTAACTTTTCGAAAGCGATGGAGTTTGAAGCGTTTTATTTTTTTTAAGGTCAGCAGGGTAGATGGGTATGCAATTGTCCTTATTGCCATATTATTCTCGAATCAAAAATTGTTAAAGAGAAACGATACCAAACACTAATGCTTCAATGTCCAACCTGTAAAAATATGTTTTCCCCTAACGGAGATTACCGGAAAGTTGAATACGCTTTCATAATACGAACTTAGGTTACCTAATATGATTGAGCAAGCGATTGAATTAAAAAATATGATACGCCGTAACTATGGTCGCAAATCAGGTTTATTAGATAAACTGGCTGAATGTATCGCTTACTTTTTACCCTCTGAACCCTCGGTAAATGGACTTCCGGTAGCCCATTCAGCAAAATGGTATTTCAAAAATGGCGTAATGGTATTTGAGTCCGGCGCTTTTGATAGCGCTATTACCTATTGGAAACATACGGTTACGTTAGACCCGAAGTGTAGTAATGCTTATTTTAATCTTGGAATAACGTACCTTTTAAAAGAAGATATTGATAAAGCAAAAAATTATTTTCATGAAGTTTTAAAATTAGACCCGCATGATAGCGAAACGAAGACGTTATATAATCATTTTTGGTACATAATCCCTTGAATGGAAGGAAGTATAGGTAATATGTCGTTAAATGAAAATCAAAAGCGGTCGGTTCGGGTCACTTTATTATTATTAGAAAAATCATTGGATGAAATTGATCGGTTACTCCGCGAAAAAGGTCATGTAGGTATCCTCTATCGCATCCATCAAACGATTCCTGAAGAACAAAGCAAAATTATTGGGAAAGCTGTTCGCCAGATTCGGGAAGAAATTAAAATGGTTAAAGATACTTTCCACTTGGAAGTAGCGCAGGAAGATATCAGAAATAAACTGCGAGGTATACTAGGTATCGATTGGGAAAACCTTGAAGATATAAAATCTGATAAATTGCGTGGTTATGGGAAAGTTGAGCCGATTCTCCGTAATACGCTGGATCCACATATTGATAGAATTATCCGGTTAATCATGAATGATATTTATCCGATTATTCATTAAGAAGCATTAAAAATTTAGGTGGTTTAGTAAATAATTTTAAAATCAAGAAAAGGAGAATTTCCCTAATTTATGCATGCTGACTATATTCCACTAGTTATAGGAGCGATAATTTTCTTATCTAGTTTAATTTCGTTACGAATCGGTTTATCGGTAGCAATAATCGAGATTATATTAGGGTCAATTGCCGGAGCGTTTGGACTCAAACCAGAAGAATGGATGCTTTATTTAGCTGGGTTCGGTGGGATTCTATTGACCTACCTGGCAGGAACGGAAATTGATATTCGGTTAATGAAAGAAAATTTTAAAGCAAGTTTCCTAATTGGTTTCTTTTCATTTTTATTACCGTTCCTTGGAGCATTCCTTTATACCTATTTGGTAGCTAAATGGAGTTTAACCGCATCGTTAATCGCAGGAACTGCGTTATCTACAACTTCATTAGCGGTGGTGTATTCTGTTCTGGTAGAAACTGGATTATCGAAAACCGAAATCGGCAAATTGATTATGGCAGCTACTTTCGTTACCGATATGGGTACAGCGCTTTTTTTAAGCGTTCTGTTTGTTAAGCCAACCTTATATACGCTCATTTTTCTTTCCGTATCAGTAAATGTAATCTATATCGCAGAAAAATTTTCGCATTGGGTATTCGATAATCCGAAATTGAAAAATAAGGTTATTGAACCGGAAATAAAATATATCTTTGTTCTCCTACTTTGCTTTATGTATTTCGCTAATTTGGGTGAAGGGCATGCGGTACTTCCTGCGTTCGTTCTAGGAATGTTAATGTCGAAACATTTCACTGAAACTTCGGAAACGAAAGTGGTGAGAAACCGACTCCGAACTGTTGCCTATGCGATTATCACACCGATCTTTTTCATTGTCGGCGGATTACGTGTTTCTTATCCGCTCATTTTAACTTCGCTAGGATTATTTATGATACTCTTTATCCTGAAAATTGGAACGAAATTTTTAGGTGTCTATTTTCTAGCAAAAAAATATATTCCTAATGGAAGTATGTATACCACCTTATTAATGAGCACAGGGTTGACTTTCGGGACGATTGCGAGCGTGTTCGGGCTTAATGCCGGATTAATTAATCAAGTGCAATATTCCGTTTTGGTTGGAGTGGTTATCGCTAGTGCGGTTATCCCGACTTTTGTTGCGCAAAAGTGGTTTATGCCGATTGATGAAGAAGATTTGGTTGAGTTAGAGAACGGAACGGAATAAACGAAACCATTACGTCCTTTTTCAATATACCGCTTATCGGTTTGTTACAGGTTCTAGACAGGAACCGGAGAAAAAGCATGCCTATACCTTATTGCCTTGACGCAATTCCACTTTCCCTCAATTTTAAATGGAAAATATAATTGAAAAAAGTTTTGACAGAATTAGCATAATAAGATAAAATATTTTCTCTTTTTCCTTTATTATTTTACTACTGAGGAGCACGTAGTTGAGCAGTGGTGAAACATAGAGTTGCCTATCATTTTATTCTTATATTATTTTCATTTTTATTTATTCCTCTAAGCTCTGCGGATGAAATAGATTTAGCCAAATCAGCGAAACTGATAAGCTGTGGATATTATATTGCTTCCCAGACACCGGAACGGATTACTGACGGTAATGTAGCTACGTATTGGAGCTGTGGAATTCTGCATAGCCACTGGGGTGAACATTGGCTTATTTTCGATTTTAACGGTCTCGTCGAACTAACGCGATATACTATCCGACATGCTGCTGCCGCTAATCTTTCCGGAATGCTAAATACACAAGAGTTCAACATTGAAATAGCGCAAAATCTGGATGGACCATGGGAAATAATTCATACTGTCCATAATCTTTCCCCAGAAAATATCAACGAATGTATTTTCCCTCTACCAGTTCGAACTCGGTTCGTTCGTCTTCATATTCTTAAACCAAATTATTTTGGTCGAGAAGATAATTTTACACGGATTGCTGAAATCGAGTTCTGGGGTAAAAAACTTGCAGGAACGAACTTCAATCTCATCTCATCGGTACAAGCGGCTACTCCAAGCAGCAGCAATGTATCGGCGGCTCCAGCTGAAATAAAACCGATAGTACAACAAAACAAAACCAGCGCTAAACCATATACACAACCGAAAGCTCAAGTAGCTTCAACTGCTAGAAATCCTAATATTTCTGGTACTGCGGGAAATAATTGGATCGCCTATTTAACCTATGGTGCTCTTGGTATAGCTGGATTGGTTGGCATCATTATTCTCAGCGCTCTATTCCGGTGGATTATGGCAAAATACACTACCAAAAAACAGGCACAACAAAAACAAGCCGCTGAACAAGCTCGATTATTAAAGAAACAAGAAGAAGAACGAAAAAAATTAGAAAAACAAAAAGCGGTCGAGGCAGAATTTCAAGCATATTTTAATGCCGGATTAAAGGCAATGGAAGAAGGACGATATGAAGATGCAGCGCAGGCATTCTATCAAGCACAAGGGTTAAAACCGGACTCGACCGAAGCAAAATCGAAGTTGGTCTATTGCAAAAATTTAGCGAAAATGCAGTCTGGGAAAAATGAGTATGCTGCATAATCCATACATTATAAGGAGATGTTAAGAAAAATTAGTAGGTATAAAAAAGCCCATTTTGAATTTTCAAAATGGGCTTTTTCATTTTGTTACAATTTCTTAATACCAACTTTACTTTAAATCAATTCTATCATAATTAATTTTTTCTTCTGCAGTTAATGGCGTGCTCTCTTTAACTATATAAGGGGTGACAAACAACATTAACTCCGACCGTGAAACTGTCGTGCTTTTCGATTTGAATGCATTCCCAAGGAAGGGGATATCACCTAAAACCGGGATTTTGTTCTCTTTCGTCAGCTCATTATTTTTACGTAACCCGCCGATAACTACCGTTTCTCCATCCTTAACCAGCAAGGTAGCATCTGCTTTCCGTTCATCCACGATAGCGATAACTGTATTCGGTGCACCGCCAGCTGATGGATACGAAATTTCGCCTTGTTTTGATTTCTGAACTGGAACAATATGCATCAGGATATTCCCATCATCGGTAATCTGCGGAGTAACCGTTAAGGTTACACCTTCTTTTGTTTTCTCATCGAAATTAACGTTTCCAACATAAGTATTGGTTTGTGCATCGTATGACCATTGAACATACGGATTCTGCCGGGTAATATTAATTTCAGCAGTAGTATTATTTAACGCAAGGATACGTGGGTTGGCTAATACTTCAGCGGATTTATTTTCAACCGCTGCTTTCAGTGTCGCGTTAATATCCCACGTTGGCGTTGAAATTGACCCGATAACAATTCCGCCCGCTAACGCTCCGGCTTGTCCCAAGGTTTGTCCACCAATTGAATAAGTTCCATCATCAATAATACTTGATTTTGTTGCATCCCAACTAATCCCAAGGTCTTTGATTTTATCTAAATCGAGATTGATTAACCGCGCTTCAATCATCACCTGCTTAATCGGTTTATCCAATTTTTTAATTAACGCTTTTGCTTTAGCAACATCTTGCGGGCTTCCACTAATTACAATAACCCCGGTTCCAGTGATAATTTTTGCATTATTATCGAGCCATTCAACAATATTAACTCGCGGATATACCGATTTTATTACTGCAATTACATCACTGGTCTTTTTATAATTTAAGGTAACCTGTTCCACGATTTCTTCTACCGCAGGCGGCGGTGCTACAACCGGTTTATCAATTTTAACGATTCGAAGTACATTAGGACTTGGTTTTTCGAATGTAAATCCATGTACCGCTAGGATAGTATCCAGCGCTTCTTTCACAGTAACATTCTCGAGGTGAATGGATACTTTCCCAGCTACTTCAGGTCCGGCAACGATATTTAATCCGGATTTATCTGCTAAGATACGAATCACACTAGGTAATTCCGCGCCGCTAAAATCGAGCGAAACAATTGCATCTAATCCGGTTGGTGCTGGTTTTACTTCAACCGCCGGTGGTAGAACCGCTGGTTTCGGTTCAACTGCAGGTGGCGCTGCAACTTTTTCCGCTCCTGGTACCGATGGTACCGACTTTGCTTTCTTTCCGCTCGCAGCGGGCGGTTCTACTCCCGTATTATCGATACAAATGACTAGCGTTTTCTCTTCTTGTTTAATATCAAATGGAACCCATTTGCTTAACATTATCACCGCACGAACAACTTTCGGCTCCGATTGATATTGCGCAACGACGACTTTGGTTGCTGCACTTTCTTCAATTGGCATCGAATATTTTGCCGCGCCAGTTAATACAGCATCTGTAATATCAAGATACACCAGATGATTATATTTGTTACTGGTATATGTAATGGATTCTCCAATGAATGGGATTGAAATATACGTTTTCCCTGATTCATGTTTTACTGCAGGTTTAGCAATTT from the bacterium genome contains:
- a CDS encoding cation:proton antiporter; amino-acid sequence: MHADYIPLVIGAIIFLSSLISLRIGLSVAIIEIILGSIAGAFGLKPEEWMLYLAGFGGILLTYLAGTEIDIRLMKENFKASFLIGFFSFLLPFLGAFLYTYLVAKWSLTASLIAGTALSTTSLAVVYSVLVETGLSKTEIGKLIMAATFVTDMGTALFLSVLFVKPTLYTLIFLSVSVNVIYIAEKFSHWVFDNPKLKNKVIEPEIKYIFVLLLCFMYFANLGEGHAVLPAFVLGMLMSKHFTETSETKVVRNRLRTVAYAIITPIFFIVGGLRVSYPLILTSLGLFMILFILKIGTKFLGVYFLAKKYIPNGSMYTTLLMSTGLTFGTIASVFGLNAGLINQVQYSVLVGVVIASAVIPTFVAQKWFMPIDEEDLVELENGTE
- a CDS encoding discoidin domain-containing protein, encoding MVKHRVAYHFILILFSFLFIPLSSADEIDLAKSAKLISCGYYIASQTPERITDGNVATYWSCGILHSHWGEHWLIFDFNGLVELTRYTIRHAAAANLSGMLNTQEFNIEIAQNLDGPWEIIHTVHNLSPENINECIFPLPVRTRFVRLHILKPNYFGREDNFTRIAEIEFWGKKLAGTNFNLISSVQAATPSSSNVSAAPAEIKPIVQQNKTSAKPYTQPKAQVASTARNPNISGTAGNNWIAYLTYGALGIAGLVGIIILSALFRWIMAKYTTKKQAQQKQAAEQARLLKKQEEERKKLEKQKAVEAEFQAYFNAGLKAMEEGRYEDAAQAFYQAQGLKPDSTEAKSKLVYCKNLAKMQSGKNEYAA
- a CDS encoding secretin and TonB N-terminal domain-containing protein encodes the protein MIRKNLKYVGIVSLMVIMILSQVYAEIKIAKPAVKHESGKTYISIPFIGESITYTSNKYNHLVYLDITDAVLTGAAKYSMPIEESAATKVVVAQYQSEPKVVRAVIMLSKWVPFDIKQEEKTLVICIDNTGVEPPAASGKKAKSVPSVPGAEKVAAPPAVEPKPAVLPPAVEVKPAPTGLDAIVSLDFSGAELPSVIRILADKSGLNIVAGPEVAGKVSIHLENVTVKEALDTILAVHGFTFEKPSPNVLRIVKIDKPVVAPPPAVEEIVEQVTLNYKKTSDVIAVIKSVYPRVNIVEWLDNNAKIITGTGVIVISGSPQDVAKAKALIKKLDKPIKQVMIEARLINLDLDKIKDLGISWDATKSSIIDDGTYSIGGQTLGQAGALAGGIVIGSISTPTWDINATLKAAVENKSAEVLANPRILALNNTTAEINITRQNPYVQWSYDAQTNTYVGNVNFDEKTKEGVTLTVTPQITDDGNILMHIVPVQKSKQGEISYPSAGGAPNTVIAIVDERKADATLLVKDGETVVIGGLRKNNELTKENKIPVLGDIPFLGNAFKSKSTTVSRSELMLFVTPYIVKESTPLTAEEKINYDRIDLK